One Aerosakkonema funiforme FACHB-1375 genomic window, GCACATCCATCCTAACGGACAAGATACCTGGACTGTTTTGAGCGGTCAAGGAGAATATTATTTAGATAAAGCAGGAACGACAAAGCCGATCGTTGCAGGAGATGTGGTAGTCGCTCATACCGGATGCGTACACGGAGTATTAAACAACGGCGATGAACCATTGGTTTTTATTTCAGTCGTGTCGCCAGCCGATGCGGGA contains:
- a CDS encoding cupin domain-containing protein, with protein sequence MSMTRIFNSSKFLQPTDGEPIRSIVTESQDAVIVAWYIKPGQQILPHIHPNGQDTWTVLSGQGEYYLDKAGTTKPIVAGDVVVAHTGCVHGVLNNGDEPLVFISVVSPADAG